In the Adlercreutzia equolifaciens DSM 19450 genome, one interval contains:
- a CDS encoding cytochrome c biogenesis CcdA family protein, translated as MTYLITFLEGIITFVSPCLLPMIPIYVTYFAAGEEVRTSIVLRNALGFVLGFTCVFIAMGALASSVGAFFIEYQSAVNVVCGLVVIAFGLYFLGIIKINLFHGAKNPLAGRQLGFFSSVLFGVIFSVGWTPCVGAFLGSALMLASQQASVAQGVILLLCYSAGLGIPFVAAAVLIDKLKGAFTVIKQHYDIINKVCGWFLVAVGVLMATGLLGGFLRLLS; from the coding sequence GTGACCTATCTCATCACCTTTCTGGAGGGCATCATCACCTTCGTGTCGCCGTGCCTGCTTCCCATGATCCCCATCTATGTCACCTACTTTGCCGCCGGCGAGGAAGTGCGCACGTCCATCGTGCTGCGCAATGCCCTTGGGTTCGTGCTGGGGTTTACCTGCGTGTTCATCGCCATGGGCGCTTTGGCCTCATCGGTAGGTGCGTTCTTCATCGAGTACCAGAGCGCCGTCAACGTGGTGTGCGGTCTGGTGGTCATCGCATTCGGTCTGTACTTCCTCGGCATCATCAAGATCAACCTCTTCCACGGCGCGAAGAACCCGCTGGCAGGGCGCCAGCTGGGATTTTTCTCCTCGGTGCTGTTCGGCGTCATCTTCTCTGTCGGATGGACGCCGTGCGTGGGGGCGTTCCTCGGCTCGGCGCTCATGCTGGCCTCGCAGCAGGCGTCGGTGGCACAGGGCGTTATTCTGCTTCTGTGCTACTCGGCCGGCCTCGGCATTCCGTTTGTGGCGGCCGCCGTGCTCATCGACAAGCTGAAGGGCGCTTTCACCGTCATCAAGCAGCATTACGATATCATTAATAAGGTATGCGGCTGGTTTCTGGTCGCCGTGGGCGTGCTCATGGCGACGGGACTGCTCGGCGGCTTTTTGCGCCTGCTGAGCTAA
- a CDS encoding TlpA family protein disulfide reductase — MSENEKMPTDAGAPAETTAAPTDSSTPAETAASATPAAAEPSAAEQRGEAIGERLASLEAEEKAAAATPEGEKADRKKHVGVIVAAVVFAVLLIGAGVAYSVLAPAADNKQIEVTGTDAVQETEVDAADDTGDGNGANAATTPAPDFTMTDADGATLTLADFKGKPVLLNFWASWCGPCQSEMPDIQTAWKEHGTDVEFVIVNMTGMNGETEQSAKAFLADAGYTFPCYFDANNSAATAFGVSSIPQTYLIDAEGNILGGYMGAMTSSIIDEGIQMLLNTAKD, encoded by the coding sequence ATGAGCGAGAACGAGAAGATGCCGACCGATGCCGGCGCCCCAGCCGAGACGACAGCGGCCCCGACCGATAGCAGCACCCCAGCCGAGACGGCGGCAAGTGCGACCCCCGCAGCAGCTGAGCCCTCAGCGGCCGAGCAGCGGGGCGAGGCCATCGGCGAGCGCTTGGCGTCCCTGGAAGCCGAAGAGAAAGCCGCAGCTGCCACGCCGGAGGGCGAGAAGGCCGACCGCAAGAAGCACGTGGGCGTCATCGTGGCCGCCGTCGTCTTCGCTGTGCTGCTCATCGGCGCGGGCGTGGCCTACAGCGTTCTCGCGCCAGCGGCCGACAACAAGCAGATAGAGGTGACCGGTACCGATGCTGTCCAAGAAACCGAGGTAGATGCCGCCGACGACACCGGCGACGGCAACGGCGCCAACGCAGCCACCACCCCGGCGCCGGACTTCACCATGACCGACGCGGACGGAGCGACCCTCACCCTGGCCGACTTCAAGGGCAAGCCGGTGCTGCTGAACTTCTGGGCCAGCTGGTGCGGCCCTTGCCAAAGTGAGATGCCCGACATCCAGACCGCGTGGAAAGAGCACGGCACTGATGTGGAATTCGTCATCGTGAACATGACCGGCATGAACGGCGAGACCGAGCAGAGCGCCAAGGCCTTCCTCGCCGACGCCGGCTACACCTTCCCGTGCTATTTCGATGCCAACAACTCGGCAGCCACCGCCTTCGGCGTGAGCTCCATCCCGCAGACCTACTTGATCGATGCCGAAGGCAATATTCTTGGCGGCTATATGGGCGCCATGACCTCCAGCATTATCGACGAGGGCATCCAGATGCTGCTGAACACGGCGAAGGACTAG
- a CDS encoding glycoside hydrolase family 3 N-terminal domain-containing protein, whose product MTVLADSITRRRFVWLAALAGGSLALGGCAGDGSNGADDSAGEGAGESQGPEDAAAAARAAADERIGAMTLEQKVAQLFIVTPEALVEGVSQVTQAGDMTREGVAAHPVGGIVYFAQNLLDPEQTTTMLANVKQFYADSGNVAPFVAVDEEGGTVVRVAGNEAFGVQDVGDASALGSAGDTEAAKRAAEQIADYLAPLGFNLDLAPVADVVDPLRSDTMGLRSFSSDAAVAADMVRAEVEGFRDKKMLCCAKHFPGIGAAAGDSHEGAITIEATSEGLETVDLVPFRAAIEAGVPMIMVGHVSLPNIIGDSTPAPLSSTVVQGMLRDSLGYTGIVVTDSLSMGAITNYYTPAEAAVAALKAGCDIPLMPERFDEAYQGVLDAVQAGELTEERLDESLIRILSAKQEYFGL is encoded by the coding sequence GTGACTGTTTTGGCTGATTCCATCACGCGCCGTCGTTTTGTGTGGTTGGCGGCTTTGGCCGGCGGAAGCCTGGCGTTGGGCGGCTGCGCGGGCGACGGGTCGAACGGGGCGGACGATTCAGCTGGCGAAGGCGCGGGCGAGAGCCAAGGCCCCGAAGATGCTGCGGCCGCCGCGCGTGCTGCTGCGGACGAGCGCATCGGCGCCATGACGCTCGAGCAGAAGGTGGCCCAGCTGTTTATCGTGACCCCCGAAGCGCTGGTGGAAGGTGTGTCCCAGGTTACCCAGGCGGGGGATATGACCCGCGAGGGTGTTGCGGCCCATCCCGTGGGCGGCATCGTTTACTTCGCCCAGAACCTGCTCGATCCCGAGCAGACGACGACCATGCTCGCGAACGTGAAGCAGTTCTACGCTGACAGCGGCAATGTAGCGCCTTTTGTCGCGGTCGATGAAGAGGGAGGCACGGTGGTGCGCGTCGCCGGCAACGAGGCCTTCGGTGTCCAGGACGTGGGCGACGCTTCTGCTCTCGGCAGCGCTGGCGATACCGAGGCGGCCAAGCGCGCCGCCGAGCAGATCGCCGACTACCTGGCGCCGCTCGGGTTCAACCTGGATCTCGCCCCCGTGGCCGATGTGGTGGATCCCCTGCGCAGCGACACCATGGGCCTGCGTTCGTTCTCGAGCGACGCCGCCGTGGCGGCTGACATGGTGCGGGCCGAGGTGGAGGGCTTCCGCGACAAGAAGATGCTCTGCTGCGCCAAGCACTTCCCGGGCATCGGCGCGGCGGCTGGCGATTCCCACGAGGGCGCCATCACCATCGAAGCGACGAGCGAGGGGTTGGAAACGGTGGATCTCGTGCCCTTCCGCGCGGCCATCGAAGCAGGGGTGCCCATGATCATGGTGGGACATGTGAGCCTGCCGAACATCATCGGCGACAGTACGCCGGCCCCGCTCAGTTCGACCGTTGTCCAGGGCATGCTGCGCGATTCCCTGGGTTACACGGGCATCGTCGTCACCGACTCGCTTTCCATGGGCGCCATCACCAATTACTACACCCCGGCGGAAGCGGCGGTCGCGGCGCTCAAGGCGGGTTGCGACATTCCGCTCATGCCCGAGCGTTTCGACGAGGCCTACCAGGGGGTGTTGGACGCCGTGCAGGCAGGCGAGCTGACTGAAGAGCGCCTCGACGAATCCCTCATCCGCATACTTTCCGCCAAACAGGAGTACTTCGGACTGTAG